In Haloarcula limicola, the genomic stretch ACGATCCGGTCCCCGGCCGCTACGACATCAACAACGACGGCGAGCGGGGGATGGACGACGTGAAAGCGCTGATGCAGGGCATCCGCGGCTACGACGACTGAGCGCGGCTCGCGTCGAGGGCGCTCTACACGGGTCCTCGCGGTAGTCCGTAGCAACACCCCACTCCGCTTCTGACGAAGGACTATACCGCCGTGGCGAGTACGTGCCAGCGACCGGACCCGCCCGCCGCGGCGCGCGGCGACCATCTCAACCCATGTCGGACCAACCTCCAGCAGAGACGGAAACGATACGCGCGAAACTCCAGCAGTACGGCTTCTCCGAGACCGCGGCCGAGACGTACCTCGCGGTCGTCGAGCGCGGCTCGGCGACGGCGAGCACCGTCGCGGAGGCCGCCGGCGTCTCGACCAGTTACGTCTACGACGTCTGCGACGACCTCGCGGCCGACGGTTTCGTCGCCGTCGACGACCACCGGACGCCCACGGAGATCCGAGCGGTGCCGCCCGCCGAGGCGTTCGGAGCGCTCCGGACCGACCTCGACGCCCTCGAATCGGCCGTCACCGCCCGATACGAGCGCCCGGCCGACGACGAGGAGACGTTCGAAGTCGTCAAATCGCGGGCGACCATCGGGAAGCGACTGGTGGATCACATCGACGCCGCCGAGTCCGAGGTGATCCTCCAGTTGCCCGCCCGCCGGTTACCCGTCGTCGCCGACGCGCTCAGGCGGGCCCGCGAGCGCGGCGTCCTGGTGTTGCTGACGCTCGGGGCCGACGAGGGCGACGGGTCGAAGTCGGACCCCGAGGTCGTCTCGGAGACGGGCGGTCGCCTCGACGGGCTCGCGAACGTCGTCAGGTCCGGGCTGGCCGGCGCGCCGTCGCTGTTGGCGACCGACCAGGAGCGGGGGTTCGTCTCGCCGGCGACCATGCTGAGCTGGGACCACGACCAGACCCGCGCCATCACGTTCAGACAGGACGCCGTCGCCTCAGTACTGGTCGGGTCGTATCTGGGAAACTACTGGCCGATGGGCGAGGAACTGCTCGTTACCCGCCCGCCTTCGTTGCCAGCGACCTACGAGATGTTCCGTCACACCGTCTTCGCGGCGGAACTCCGGATGCGAACTGGGACCGACGTCAGCGTCGACCTCTACGCCCGGCGGGTCGGGACCGACGACCCCTTCGAAACCGTCACCGGGACCGTCGTCGACGCCCGACAGAACCTCGTCGAACCCGGGAACAGCGACTTCGGCTTCGAGAACTCGCTGATAGTCGACACCGGGACCGAACGCATCAGCGTCGGCGGCTACGGCGCGTTCCTCGAGGACTACGAGTGCAAACGGGCGACCCTCCGTTCGGCGTAACCACCGATTACCCGGCTACCTCGGGTCTGCCGCCGTGGAGTCAGTCGTGTGAACGCCGCCCGCGTCCGGCCGGTAATGGGGTCGAAACTATATGTCAAATAGAGTTATCTTTCTGTCGAGGCGGGAACTATAGTAACCCTCGAAACGAGTCACAGACGGGGCGCGGCTATAGTGCGCTCGTGTGTATCGGCTTCCGAGGGTCGCTGTAGATAGCCAGCACCGCCGACACGGAGGACACACAATGGATGTGACACACGTCGAACCGAGCGGTCAGGGACGGAAACGGAAGTCAGGAGACGCTGTCGTCGGTGCGAGGACGCGGCCGGCCCGAGTCGAACAGGGAGGAAATCACGGATGGTAATCACGGCGTTACAGCTACCGGTCATCGGTCTGGAACTGTCGGCGTTCGTCGTCCTCGTCATCGCCGCCTTCGCCGGGGGCGCGTTCGGGGCCGCGCTCGGCGCGCTCCCGGCGTTCTGTTTCACGGGATTCCTCGTCGTCGTCGGCGAGGGCGCGGCCTACGCCGGTGCCGAGTTAGCGGGTAGCATCACCGGCGCGGTCGCCTTCGGCCCGGTGTTCGGCCCGCACGTCTCCTTCGCCGGGGGCGCGGCGGCCGCCGCCTACGCCGCCAAACACGACGAGATGGGAGCCGCCTTCGACTTCCACAACGCGAAGGCGATCACGTTCGCTCTCGGCACGAAACCGAGCCACCTCGCCGTCGGCGGCGCGTTCGGCATCGTCGGAATGTTGATCAGGCAGATATCCGGCGGCCTGTTGCTCCCCTGGGACCCGATCGCGATGGGCGTCACGCTCAGCGCGTTGCTCCACCGGCTCGTCTTCGGGTACTCCATCATCGGCGTCGTCGCCGGCGACGGCATCTTCGACATGACGCCGTTCGAACGCGGCGAGACACGGTCCGAAGGCGAGGTGTCGGGCGACGCCGACAAACCCGGCGAGGAGCGCTTAGCCGTCGAGCCGTGGCTCCCCCACCAGTACAAGTGGCCGGGCGTCGCGCTCATCGGCTTCGTCACCGGCGTCCTCGGCGGGTACATCTGGCTCGAAACGGGGAGTTACTTCCTCGGCTTCGGCATCTCGGCGGCGTCGCTCACCTTCCTCAACCTCGGCGTGGAGAAGATCCCGGTGACACACCACATGACCCTGCCCGCCTCGACGGCGGGGGCGGCCGTCGTCGCCAGCGACCCCGGCGGAAGCGCTTTGCTGGTCGTCATCGTCGCGGCGATCTTCGGCGTCTACGGCGCGTTACTCGGCGAGACGTGGCAGCGGATCTTCTACGCCCACGCCGACACGCACTGGGACCCGCCGGCGGCGGCCATCACGCTGGCGACGTTCACCATCGCGATTCTCTACATCCTCGGCGTCTTCCCCGGGTCGGCGTGGGTGCCGGCGCTCGGTCTCTAACTCCCGCACCTCTCCGCTCACTCCGTCAGGTCGTCGAGCAGTTCCTCCTCCACGTCGCGGTCCGGCCCGAACTGCCGTCCGGTCCGGTCGTTCTCCCGGTGTTCCTCGACCGTCCGCTGGAGCGCGACCCGGTGCGGCGTCGAGGACCAGCCGAGCGCTCGGAGCTTCGCCGTCTCCAACAGATGGGGCGACGCCCGATGAATCGGAAAGTCCTGCGGCGTCAGACCGTGCCGCGCGAGGTCGCGTTCGGTCGCGCCGACCGTCTCGACGCCCGTCTGCAGCGTCTCGGCCAGTAACTCCACCCACTGACCGAGCATCGGCGCGTGTTCGTCGCCGACGTTGTACGCCTCGCCGGCCTCCCCCTCCTCGGCGACGATTCGGAGCGCGCTCGCCACGTCCTCGACGTAAGCCATCTGCCAGAGGCTCATCCCGTCGCTCGGCACGGCGATGCGGTCCTGGACGGCCACCCGATCGACCCAGTAGGCGAACCGCTCGGTGTAGTCGTGGGGGCCGTAGACGACGGTCGGCCGGACGCTCATCGCTCGCACGCCGTCCTCCGCGGCGGCGAACACCTCGCGGTCGCCCTCGGCCTTGCGGGGGCCGTACGTCGCGCCGCTGTCGGTCGTCGCCTCCTCCTCGCTACACGGTTCGAGCGCCGTGTCGTCCTCGCGTTTCGGCACCCGCTCCTCACCGTAGGC encodes the following:
- a CDS encoding TrmB family transcriptional regulator yields the protein MSDQPPAETETIRAKLQQYGFSETAAETYLAVVERGSATASTVAEAAGVSTSYVYDVCDDLAADGFVAVDDHRTPTEIRAVPPAEAFGALRTDLDALESAVTARYERPADDEETFEVVKSRATIGKRLVDHIDAAESEVILQLPARRLPVVADALRRARERGVLVLLTLGADEGDGSKSDPEVVSETGGRLDGLANVVRSGLAGAPSLLATDQERGFVSPATMLSWDHDQTRAITFRQDAVASVLVGSYLGNYWPMGEELLVTRPPSLPATYEMFRHTVFAAELRMRTGTDVSVDLYARRVGTDDPFETVTGTVVDARQNLVEPGNSDFGFENSLIVDTGTERISVGGYGAFLEDYECKRATLRSA
- a CDS encoding NAD-dependent epimerase/dehydratase family protein — its product is MDQVLIVGGTRFIGRYTVSEFRDAGYDVAIFNRGNHDNPFADDEGVTHVQGNRRDREDLAAARDEVDPDAVVDCVAYFPEDVRVATDVFADVDAYVYVSSGAAYGEERVPKREDDTALEPCSEEEATTDSGATYGPRKAEGDREVFAAAEDGVRAMSVRPTVVYGPHDYTERFAYWVDRVAVQDRIAVPSDGMSLWQMAYVEDVASALRIVAEEGEAGEAYNVGDEHAPMLGQWVELLAETLQTGVETVGATERDLARHGLTPQDFPIHRASPHLLETAKLRALGWSSTPHRVALQRTVEEHRENDRTGRQFGPDRDVEEELLDDLTE